CTGTGTTTTAGCGGTGTGCCCCACTCCTAAAATTGTGTAACATAATGTGGAGGGCGAGTAACTAAAGGTCACCTGAGCTTCAACATGTGGGATAATCCTGTGTAGCACCATATAGGAGGGGctaacaaacatacacattagaaaaacatatttacaagtGTGAGAAAGAAGCCTGATGTGTGTGCGTCTATCGCTTAGCAATGTAGCTGTTCTCGATGCACAGCACGGTGtaggagctggagcagctgctggCGCTCTGCTGGAGCAGACTGCCGTCCCGCAGCGACGACGCCATGCCGCTCAGAGCCCGGTCGCCCACGCGCCACGCCTCACAAAGGCCGTTGTCATGATGCTGACCGACAGCGGTGGAGCCGTGCCACATCATCTTCTCTGGCCTGTGAAGGAAACGGCCGATTAGTTCAGTCGTACAGATGTTGTCGTCATTTGTGTTGTTGGCGTTTGTGTTACCATGTGCTGTCGGTAAGAACATCCTTTCCATCAAAGGAGTAGATGGGCACGTTGTCCTTCATTCTGCTGTTACTGAAGATGGCGTCCCAGTTGTCAAACAGAACCTCATCCTGAGAAAGATGAAGTGAGTTGTGTgctgatgctaagctaagctaacccaaGCTATTCCTTTAAATGGCTTTAGATCTACCTTCAGGTTGACGATCGGTATACTGTCCCTGTCAGCTCTGCGGACGATGCTCTGGAGATCCTGCAGCCTGGAGGACAGGAAGGCCCGGAACGTTCCCTTCATCCCGATGGCCTGCGCCTGGGTGAAGCACATAAAGTCTGCGCCACGGATGCCCCTCATGGCGCCGGTCTGAGGGCTGTTCAGGGCGATCAGGTGGAGCTGTgaggacacatgcagacagtgaATACTTGaccaacacagcagctgtggttTTAGATGAGGCTTCTCTTACCCCTGGCCCTGACGTGTGATGGTGGACAGGTGTCTGTGGCACGGGTGGAGGCGGTCTACGTTGAGGGGTAACTGGGTAGCGACTTTCTGGAGCAGAATACCTACCATCTGGTTGATTCAGCCGGTCTGAGTAGCTGGGAAACCTGGGGTCTGTTGGTGGTGGGTACCGTGGGTCCGGCTGGTATCTGGGATCAGTGTGGGTGGGGTTATGTGGCTGAGGTTGATTTTCCGGTGGACTCTGGGAGTCGTGGGTGGAGTGATGGTCTGGGTAGGGGATGACAGGCGGAGGCTGCACAGCTGCAACCTCATTACCCTGAAAATACGTCACGTTAAAGCAGGATAAGCAGCCGGAGGACAACACAACCAAAGAGTCACACTCACGTCGGCGGGGGGTAGAGGGATGTAGCTCCCGagctgaaaaataaatcagaagTATTTTTGCAACATTCCGCTGATTCACGTTCACCATGAAGGCAGCGAAGTTTCACCTGGACTTGACGAACTCCATCCCGCACACGGAGGTAGAGGTCTGTCTGGTCGATGATGTACACCAGAGAGCCCTCAGGTTGTCTCCTAGCTGTGGCTCTCATGGTGTCGTAAGACCTCAACACtgtcacctgcacacacagaaacataatgtTGCAGTTACTCAGAAGGTTTCAAGAAAAAAAGTGAGGGTTCACTCACTCCTGAAGACTGTCCAGGTAGTCCTGGTGCTCCAGGTGGTCCCGGCGGTCCAGGAATACTGATGGCTGTTGGTTAAACATAATCAGAAGAGTCTTGATAAGTAGAAAGTCCAGCTGTGGAAAGAATTTACTCTTTAATCGGAACTTACTCTGTGTGCCTCTGTAAGCACCGGGCAGGGAGGGTCCTGGAGGTCCAGGTGGCCCTGGAGGTCCAGGCCGGCCATCGTAGCCTCTTCCTGGAGATCCAGGTGGCCCCTGAGGCCCGGGTGGCCCGGTGATGGAGTCACCTTGAGGGCCCTGAAGAGACAGAGTCGCGTTTACAGACTGAATCCTGAAGTCgcatcattttgttttcacagtGTGATTTTACCGGAGGTCCAGGAGCCCCCGGGGCTCCGACTCCACTTCCCCCATAGCGGGGGTCATAAGATggttctcctttctctcctttctgtcctgGAGAACCTTTCAGCTCATCCTGGATGgattaaaaagaacaaactgGACCTATAAACCATCATAAAGTCCGACCCACACGATCAGGCTGAAAGGAGGTCTTACCCACAAAGTGTAAAGGTCAACCTTTGACCTGTCACCTGCATCAGAAACAAAAAGCCCTGCTGTGAACGTGTCCACACACCAAAACCTTTAAACATCCATTCATAAAAAGTGGTGCTACCTGGAAGTTCGAGTGTGATCCCTGGAGGTCCACGATCACCTTTTTCTCCTTTAACTATAAacaagaggaagagcagcagcgTTACTTTCAAGTTTAAAGCTGAATTAAGTCTCACACAGCTCGTGAACTCACCTGGGTAACCCCTGGAGCTATCGTCATAGCCCTGAAATAAACAGGAAAGAAGATCATGGAAATGTAACACAACCATCTCTGTGTTGAAATCTTTAACTCACTgcgccagagacgaggtgagaAGGAGGTCCAGGAGGTCCGGGTGGCCCTGGTGGACCTGGAGGGCCCTGGggataaaaaacaacaatcactgtgtgttcctgtttaACACGCTCAGTGCATCAATTCAAAGAAATCCAAAGTCTCACGGGGTAATATCCATATCCAGATCCACCGCCGGAGTCGCCCTTCTCCCCTTTGACCCCGTTCAGTCCTGGGCGACCCTGAGACAGGAACATAATCGTGTCATCGGACGGAGACGTTATTGCATTTGggttggtgatttttttttcaactcaCCGGCCTGCCAGGAAAACCGATCTCCCCCTTCTGTCCAGGAGGACCATATGGACCCTGCAGAAATGCACATATAACCTTGTTATGCTAATCTGATGCTATTAAGTTGTTGATCAACTCAGAAATGATTAGATTTAAAGAGAAAGGTACGCACTGGAGGCCCTTCTGGGCCTTGAATCCCTCTGTCACCCTGTAAAGTTTAGACACTGTTAGACTGTAAACATCACATTGGGCTCATTTAATTTAGGGTTATTATAAAGCGGTTCCTCTACCGGTTTTCCTGCCAGGCCCCCTAGGTACATAGGTCTGCCATCAGGCCCCAGAATGATGCCGggctctcctttctctccctgGAAGACACAAATGAAGTTCTCATTATTATAAAACCATCCAATAAACAGAACTATATATTCAATATGTGCTTCTTAAGATGTATAATGTGTCCCTTCCTCCTACCTTAGGTGCGTACCCTGGACGACCCGTGTCCCCTTTGTCTCCTTTTGGCCCCATCGGCCCCTATTTAGAGAAACACGCACACAAATGCCCTCATCACATTTTCTCAAATCAGCTGGATGGAACCGAGTTGTGCGATACGTACTGGGAAGCCGGGTCGACCTGGAACGCCAGATCTTCCCTGAAAAAGAGACAATAACACACTTTAGAAGGACGTGAAACATGCAGTCTTGTGGTGAGACGCATGAGCACCCTCTGTTGGCCTcctggttgttgtgttttttgcttttctctttgcttttctttcaggCGCTGTGTTcgggctgcagcttcctctgggcGGAGTACTGGGCTGATTGGTCTCATCTGTTCCTCATCTACATTAAGTTCCCTGCCTATTTAAGGACCTCTCTTACCTGCCTTCCTCGTCAGTTCTTCAGCTCACGTCGTGGTAATCAGATCCATCTCCTTCCTGAACCTTTGATTCTCCAACCGCTCGTACTTATCCTTTTTTCCTTCCACATCCTAGGAGCCTCAGCCTTGGTCCCGTCCAATCTCCGGCTGCAGTCTCCAGAGCGCCTTTAAGGATTCCCTCTGTCGTGGACCTTTTGTTTCCCTCAAAGActttcgcccttgtggttgtttttcgtttaCTCCTGAGAGACCTTTTCGCcctagtggttgttttttgttctttgaaTAAACCTGAACACCTTTTGAGACCAGCATTTGGATCCTGAGTTTATTGTCTCATAACAGGTCTGCTAGTTTATCATGTGATGCTTTAGAGGACCAAAGGGCGTGTCCACTCACCTCCGATGCTTCGTTCCAATTAGCCTCGGTATACTACAGCAGGACAGAGTTAGGTCAGTTAGTGTGTGAATGCACAAACAGGCAGGCTGTGACTGTTAGTCTGATTTAGTCTATGAGTGATGATGCAGCAGGCTGTGAAGCTTTGTTTCAATGATGCACATTACAGCAGACTTCATCTGAAGCTTCACAGTTGGAGCTGAGACTCACATCTCCTGTCGGTTGGTAGAAGCCCTGCCCGGGAGGCCCGGGGGGCCCTGGAGGCCCGGGAGGTCCGCCGTCTCGTCCTGGACGACCCTGTGTGAGAATATTGTGTACGGTGAGAAATATGTGAATAATCTAAGTGTTATAACAGAGTCAGGGTCCTCTgtactcaccatctctcctttctctcctctgtctcccttcTCGCCCTTCAAAATAtgaacacattaacacactgtAGTATGTCGGAGCTACACTGCACACATGAGGAGTAACTCAATAAAACATGTACCCCCAATCCGGGATATCCATCCAAGCCTGAGATGCCAGGAGGTCCTCGTGGTCCCTCTGCTcctttgttgccatggttacctggCAAACCAGGCTTACCCTAGAAACCATTATTATCACACTCGTGattaagaaataaaaagatttatATGCCTCATTTAGGAACACGAACATAAAGACTTACAGGCAGACCGGCAATACCAGGTGGACCCTAGAAGACACAAGACAGGGTGACATGAGATGGAGCTCACGCAGGACTTTCTAGAAGGAGGCATGAAGCAGGTTACCTGTGGTCCAGGTGGGCCTCGGACTCCTGGTAAGTCATTGATCAAGTTATAACCATCCTGGAGGGATGAAGTTAATGCAGTTTAGCATCTGTGTCTTTTTTATCTTCATCATTAGAAAACTTCTTTTTACTCACATAGCCGATGCGGAACGGTGGCCCTGGAGGTCCAGGGGGCCCAGGAGGCCCGACTGGTCCCATCGGACCTGGGAGCCCAGCCAGCCCTGATTCCCCTGttgtccctgtctgtcctctgtcaccacgAGCACCCTGAGGTGGGAGAATGAGGACGCTTTTGATGTTATAAACCAGAAGAGAAGATTGCAGCAAAACAAATTCTACTCCCACGGTGAGTTTAGACAGCAGAGAGTGTGTGAACGTGTGGAGCTACGGCTGGTGGAAACAAGAAAACTCAAAAGCAGAGACCAAACCCTGTACCGGAGACCCACTACACACCGAAGAAGGTGGAGCAAAGTAGGAGAAGAGGTCGTTGAAAAAGTTGGAGTCTTGTGCGTCGTGCTAGAGGAAAGCAACAAAGAGTCGTTCTGGATGCACCCACCACCAATAAACAGCATTCTGATTTAAGAAGAACTGAAATGTAGACGTAACTCACCTTTTCTCCAGCCGTACCCGGGAGACCCAGATCACCACCGTCACCCtgtgagggggaggaagagatcACAAGTGCTCTGAGTGCATCTATCAGAGTCTCTACTGGATTATTCCGCAAACCTTTTTACCTTTACTCCTCTGGTTCCAGGTGGACCAGGTGGACCGGGAGGACCGGGGGGCCCCtggaacaaacaaaacattcagTCAGTCCTGCAGTTTATCTTGCTTTGTAACCTCATTATGCGGCTGCACCAGTCACTCACTGGCCGGCCGGGGGCTCCGTCTTGTCCAGGCGGCCCAGGAGGCCCAAACGCTACTGGCCCATTGGGGCCCAGTGCCACAGAAGTACCAGGGATCCCAGGAGGGCCTGGAGGACCTGGGGGACCTGGCAGCCCTTGGCCACCCTGCATATTAAATCATAATTTCAATATATGTTGTTAAATTActtaatgtttcttttttgtttgtttatgaaaGACAACAAACCCGGAATCTGTCCAGGTCTGGGAATCCTGAGCCCTCCATGTCCACAAACGTCtataaacacatgaaacagtTAGAACTTTTGTCAGGAGCCAGAAAAGA
This region of Parambassis ranga chromosome 2, fParRan2.1, whole genome shotgun sequence genomic DNA includes:
- the LOC114447874 gene encoding collagen alpha-1(XVIII) chain-like isoform X6, which codes for MGRRDRWWTLSPRTCIFMLLLVTKIESQRTEDSGVSLLQLIGDPPPDQITRVYGPTGDSAYVFTRAAVSGQLALAHVPNPFYRHFSLIFHVKPTSHAAAVLFSITDGPQKFMYIGVKLSAEDSGRQKVQFFYTEPDSEASYEAAVFNVPSIVNSWTRFSLSIFEDQVMFYLGCDSEPQVVKFERSPDPMELDTAAGIFVGQAGGADPNKFQGEIADLKVVGNHRAAERLCDDEDDYDTASGDFGSGEVDSRQTGRTVKTTPASFRPVPEPPLTSSHGSRLQETDIRYRQPSVEYSRSGSPGPRGPTGSKGEKGDGGEKGSKGDQGPSGPKGDSGSSSGSGFSSQGGGREQKGEKGEKGNSGFGYPGSKGERGNPGSPGPPGPPGPAAEVVRLGDGSVVQQVAGPPGPPGPPGVDGAVGPRGTDGEAGDPGEDGKAGPPGPKGPPGNPGLAGTKGQKGERGEGQPGPRGPPGPPGPPGPGTGDRPTFVDMEGSGFPDLDRFRGGQGLPGPPGPPGPPGIPGTSVALGPNGPVAFGPPGPPGQDGAPGRPGPPGPPGPPGPPGTRGVKGDGGDLGLPGTAGEKHDAQDSNFFNDLFSYFAPPSSGARGDRGQTGTTGESGLAGLPGPMGPVGPPGPPGPPGPPFRIGYDGYNLINDLPGVRGPPGPQGPPGIAGLPGKPGLPGNHGNKGAEGPRGPPGISGLDGYPGLGGEKGDRGEKGEMGRPGRDGGPPGPPGPPGPPGQGFYQPTGDYTEANWNEASEGRSGVPGRPGFPGPMGPKGDKGDTGRPGYAPKGEKGEPGIILGPDGRPMYLGGLAGKPGDRGIQGPEGPPGPYGPPGQKGEIGFPGRPGRPGLNGVKGEKGDSGGGSGYGYYPGPPGPPGPPGPPGPPSHLVSGAGYDDSSRGYPVKGEKGDRGPPGITLELPGDRSKVDLYTLWDELKGSPGQKGEKGEPSYDPRYGGSGVGAPGAPGPPGPQGDSITGPPGPQGPPGSPGRGYDGRPGPPGPPGPPGPSLPGAYRGTQTISIPGPPGPPGAPGLPGQSSGVTVLRSYDTMRATARRQPEGSLVYIIDQTDLYLRVRDGVRQVQLGSYIPLPPADGNEVAAVQPPPVIPYPDHHSTHDSQSPPENQPQPHNPTHTDPRYQPDPRYPPPTDPRFPSYSDRLNQPDGRYSAPESRYPVTPQRRPPPPVPQTPVHHHTSGPGLHLIALNSPQTGAMRGIRGADFMCFTQAQAIGMKGTFRAFLSSRLQDLQSIVRRADRDSIPIVNLKDEVLFDNWDAIFSNSRMKDNVPIYSFDGKDVLTDSTWPEKMMWHGSTAVGQHHDNGLCEAWRVGDRALSGMASSLRDGSLLQQSASSCSSSYTVLCIENSYIAKR
- the LOC114447874 gene encoding collagen alpha-1(XVIII) chain-like isoform X5, producing the protein MVRAQTMWLVLLVLCAGRLEAWWWAPGPKTELTTEPTTEAPTTERTWTTGATTTAGGVKKKEGEDKDNLSGVGEEIINVATGIQDSGVSLLQLIGDPPPDQITRVYGPTGDSAYVFTRAAVSGQLALAHVPNPFYRHFSLIFHVKPTSHAAAVLFSITDGPQKFMYIGVKLSAEDSGRQKVQFFYTEPDSEASYEAAVFNVPSIVNSWTRFSLSIFEDQVMFYLGCDSEPQVVKFERSPDPMELDTAAGIFVGQAGGADPNKFQGEIADLKVVGNHRAAERLCDDEDDYDTASGDFGSGEVDSRQTGRTVKTTPASFRPVPEPPLTSSHGSRLQETDIRYRQPSVEYSRSGSPGPRGPTGSKGEKGDGGEKGSKGDQGPSGPKGDSGSSSGSGFSSQGGGREQKGEKGEKGNSGFGYPGSKGERGNPGSPGPPGPPGPAAEVVRLGDGSVVQQVAGPPGPPGPPGVDGAVGPRGTDGEAGDPGEDGKAGPPGPKGPPGNPGLAGTKGQKGERGEGQPGPRGPPGPPGPPGPGTGDRPTFVDMEGSGFPDLDRFRGGQGLPGPPGPPGPPGIPGTSVALGPNGPVAFGPPGPPGQDGAPGRPGPPGPPGPPGPPGTRGVKGDGGDLGLPGTAGEKHDAQDSNFFNDLFSYFAPPSSGARGDRGQTGTTGESGLAGLPGPMGPVGPPGPPGPPGPPFRIGYDGYNLINDLPGVRGPPGPQGPPGIAGLPGKPGLPGNHGNKGAEGPRGPPGISGLDGYPGLGGEKGDRGEKGEMGRPGRDGGPPGPPGPPGPPGQGFYQPTGDYTEANWNEASEGRSGVPGRPGFPGPMGPKGDKGDTGRPGYAPKGEKGEPGIILGPDGRPMYLGGLAGKPGDRGIQGPEGPPGPYGPPGQKGEIGFPGRPGRPGLNGVKGEKGDSGGGSGYGYYPGPPGPPGPPGPPGPPSHLVSGAGYDDSSRGYPVKGEKGDRGPPGITLELPGDRSKVDLYTLWDELKGSPGQKGEKGEPSYDPRYGGSGVGAPGAPGPPGPQGDSITGPPGPQGPPGSPGRGYDGRPGPPGPPGPPGPSLPGAYRGTQTISIPGPPGPPGAPGLPGQSSGVTVLRSYDTMRATARRQPEGSLVYIIDQTDLYLRVRDGVRQVQLGSYIPLPPADGNEVAAVQPPPVIPYPDHHSTHDSQSPPENQPQPHNPTHTDPRYQPDPRYPPPTDPRFPSYSDRLNQPDGRYSAPESRYPVTPQRRPPPPVPQTPVHHHTSGPGLHLIALNSPQTGAMRGIRGADFMCFTQAQAIGMKGTFRAFLSSRLQDLQSIVRRADRDSIPIVNLKDEVLFDNWDAIFSNSRMKDNVPIYSFDGKDVLTDSTWPEKMMWHGSTAVGQHHDNGLCEAWRVGDRALSGMASSLRDGSLLQQSASSCSSSYTVLCIENSYIAKR